One window of the Carnobacterium maltaromaticum DSM 20342 genome contains the following:
- a CDS encoding lectin-like domain-containing protein translates to MAKRKKGLKLTILFCALFLFSTMLNTSLKKDQTIKAFDNEAKLVLSSKVGSEKNSIQLDLEIPSTFTSEIKIPITDNSQLIDYSLNESNQNEFSITSTATELIIQPEIPTDEMINEESEQPLSSNIVTLNVSIQHSGTVEYVAETFQDGVKSTSNSETVTIVEESDEVELEQDTTSEADEKTDTPSIEAVEEIKNIGKIQSRSAVTRGINDNMPQKRLIINEKFRNPIGTGANFIEPTILELSKTKSQTGSIWSKNKLDLTQDFSLKSYIYLGDSGKSAGDGVTFTLQNDERMATNPESVIGSSGFAMGAYISKSGANYVHNALSIEFDTYYNNGSSNRVDRELNRNSDYGHIAMVRPKANNNNYTGEHSYVQYSPGYLSNGKWRSFTVSWNAETKTLNYQLEGFDQISAPIDPQTEFKGQEAYWGFTSSTGGNWAQNAIAISELPQELEADQEVLMKNVTQNGEYSSEINVNTGDIVEYQVINKYLSEVFGASDWDNVATHATLPAGIDYEVNSAIIDGVAISDQEITTDGTAMIFPKATLSFDKLTQKLVFRGKVTGADGPKKLTTNFEAIGDNATIQDKQTIANLAEKKAGQVTFNYVDESNQPIAESISKTGYLGESYSAERKEFPDYLLVEIPSNENGTFTEAPISVTYRYELRQLKFISAPSQISFGESLKISTKSEVYPISEMTGSLAVQDTRTVKSKWSITAKMSKFLESSSGHTLKNAIYYRHGSQNQLLGAEAISVYDGLSQNDDVLAISDEWTGEEGLSLQIKTGAAFPEAYSGEISWTLLDTPANE, encoded by the coding sequence ATGGCTAAAAGGAAAAAAGGGTTAAAGCTAACTATACTATTCTGTGCTTTATTTTTGTTTAGTACAATGCTGAATACAAGTTTAAAAAAAGATCAAACAATTAAGGCTTTTGATAACGAAGCGAAACTAGTGCTCTCGTCAAAAGTTGGTTCAGAAAAAAATAGTATTCAGCTAGACTTAGAGATTCCAAGTACTTTTACTTCTGAAATTAAAATTCCGATTACAGATAATAGTCAGTTAATTGATTATTCATTAAACGAAAGCAATCAAAATGAATTTTCAATTACGAGTACTGCTACAGAATTAATCATTCAGCCAGAGATTCCTACTGATGAAATGATTAACGAAGAGTCAGAACAACCTCTAAGTAGCAATATTGTGACTCTAAATGTAAGTATTCAACACTCTGGAACAGTTGAATATGTGGCTGAAACATTCCAAGATGGCGTTAAAAGCACGTCGAATAGTGAAACTGTCACAATTGTGGAAGAGAGTGATGAAGTAGAGTTAGAACAAGATACTACTTCTGAAGCGGATGAAAAAACGGACACACCTTCTATAGAAGCAGTTGAAGAAATAAAAAATATTGGTAAGATTCAAAGTCGCAGCGCTGTAACTAGAGGAATCAACGATAATATGCCTCAAAAAAGGTTGATCATTAATGAAAAATTCAGAAATCCAATTGGAACTGGTGCGAATTTTATTGAGCCAACTATTTTAGAGTTAAGTAAAACTAAAAGTCAAACTGGAAGTATTTGGTCAAAAAATAAGCTTGACTTAACACAAGATTTTTCTTTGAAATCTTACATTTATCTGGGAGATTCAGGGAAAAGCGCTGGTGATGGTGTTACTTTTACGCTCCAAAATGATGAGCGGATGGCTACTAATCCTGAATCTGTTATTGGGAGTAGCGGTTTTGCTATGGGGGCTTATATTTCTAAAAGTGGAGCCAACTACGTGCATAACGCCTTATCAATTGAATTTGATACCTACTATAATAATGGTTCGAGCAATAGAGTTGACCGAGAGTTAAATAGAAATAGTGATTATGGACATATTGCGATGGTGCGTCCTAAAGCAAATAATAATAACTATACCGGCGAGCATTCATATGTTCAATATTCTCCAGGTTATCTATCTAATGGAAAATGGCGTTCGTTTACTGTGTCCTGGAATGCAGAAACAAAGACATTAAATTATCAGTTAGAAGGTTTTGACCAAATTAGTGCACCAATTGATCCGCAAACTGAATTTAAAGGGCAAGAAGCATATTGGGGATTTACCTCTTCAACAGGCGGAAACTGGGCTCAAAATGCAATTGCTATTTCTGAATTGCCACAAGAATTAGAGGCAGATCAAGAAGTCCTAATGAAAAATGTAACACAAAATGGAGAATATTCTTCTGAAATTAATGTCAATACTGGCGATATTGTAGAGTATCAGGTTATAAATAAATATCTATCAGAAGTTTTTGGAGCTTCAGATTGGGATAATGTTGCAACGCATGCTACTTTGCCAGCAGGTATTGATTATGAAGTGAATTCAGCGATTATTGATGGAGTAGCGATTTCAGATCAAGAAATTACTACTGACGGTACCGCAATGATTTTCCCGAAAGCAACCTTATCTTTTGATAAATTAACCCAGAAACTTGTTTTTCGTGGGAAAGTTACTGGAGCAGATGGTCCCAAAAAGTTGACGACTAATTTTGAAGCTATTGGAGACAATGCTACGATTCAGGACAAGCAGACAATTGCCAATTTGGCAGAAAAGAAAGCTGGTCAAGTTACCTTTAATTATGTAGATGAATCGAATCAACCAATTGCTGAAAGTATCAGTAAAACTGGATATCTAGGAGAGTCTTACTCGGCTGAAAGAAAAGAGTTCCCAGATTATTTATTAGTGGAAATACCTAGTAATGAAAATGGAACATTTACTGAAGCACCGATTAGTGTAACGTATCGTTATGAATTAAGGCAACTTAAATTTATTTCGGCTCCATCGCAAATTAGTTTTGGTGAATCCCTGAAAATTTCAACAAAATCTGAAGTTTATCCAATTTCAGAAATGACCGGTTCTTTAGCTGTTCAAGATACAAGAACAGTTAAATCAAAATGGAGCATTACGGCAAAAATGAGTAAGTTCCTAGAAAGCAGTTCTGGTCATACGTTGAAAAATGCGATTTATTATAGGCATGGTAGTCAGAATCAATTACTAGGTGCAGAAGCGATATCCGTTTATGACGGCCTTAGTCAAAATGATGATGTCTTAGCTATTTCAGATGAATGGACTGGCGAAGAAGGTCTGAGTTTGCAAATAAAAACGGGTGCTGCGTTTCCAGAGGCTTACAGTGGAGAAATTAGCTGGACTTTATTAGATACTCCGGCGAATGAGTAG
- a CDS encoding WxL domain-containing protein: MKLTTKMTTSAIILGALALNGSSVLAAEKASYESNGIVEFTESNDITKPIDPTDPGEEVDPIDPTDPEGPNPGTPGPLSIDYASSLTFGKNKISNKNETYFANAQKIKDGSYRPNYVQVTDTHTGNLGWNLSVKQEGQFSNATATNKTLTGTTLQLASGTANSASTSPAAIAESVVTLDPAGATSVVMSAEKGSGWGTWASYYGTVENMEIAGETPEENETVAVNKAVTLSVPGATPKDAVKYSTKLTWILSDIPTEEE; the protein is encoded by the coding sequence ATGAAATTAACAACAAAAATGACAACATCAGCAATTATCTTAGGTGCTTTAGCCTTGAACGGTAGCAGTGTACTTGCTGCAGAAAAAGCTAGTTATGAAAGCAACGGGATTGTAGAATTTACAGAAAGTAATGATATTACAAAACCAATTGACCCAACTGATCCAGGTGAAGAAGTTGACCCAATCGATCCAACTGATCCAGAAGGTCCAAATCCAGGAACTCCAGGTCCTTTAAGTATTGACTATGCTTCAAGCTTAACTTTTGGTAAAAATAAGATTTCAAACAAAAATGAAACGTACTTTGCCAATGCACAAAAAATTAAAGATGGTAGCTACCGACCTAACTATGTTCAAGTAACGGATACTCATACTGGGAACTTAGGTTGGAACTTATCTGTTAAACAAGAAGGCCAATTTTCAAATGCTACAGCAACAAATAAAACATTAACAGGAACAACTTTACAATTAGCTTCTGGAACAGCAAATAGTGCTTCAACTTCACCAGCAGCAATTGCTGAAAGTGTTGTAACATTAGATCCAGCAGGTGCTACTTCAGTGGTTATGAGTGCTGAAAAAGGTAGTGGTTGGGGAACTTGGGCTTCTTATTATGGAACGGTAGAAAATATGGAAATCGCAGGGGAAACACCAGAAGAAAATGAAACTGTAGCAGTGAATAAAGCTGTCACATTAAGTGTTCCAGGTGCGACTCCTAAAGATGCTGTTAAATATAGTACAAAATTAACTTGGATCTTGTCTGACATTCCAACAGAAGAAGAGTAA
- a CDS encoding WxL domain-containing protein, with the protein MKMTKLVTTATVAVSTLVLGGAIASAATYSTGGTVKFVTDTDITTPVDPLDPGEEVTPVDPTDPEKPIKPGTPGPLSIDFASPLYFGEQKVSPKDQVYPANAQPIVGGETRPNYVQVTDKRGGELGWSLQVKQNAQFETAEKNILTGAAISFENGTAVTDSESLIPSIVTKTFSLVPGADQVVMTAAEGEGAGTQLYRAGDDTTKANSVKLAVPGKTTKYKGTYETNLTWTLSDVPTNEVDPDPEA; encoded by the coding sequence ATGAAAATGACAAAATTAGTAACAACAGCAACGGTAGCAGTAAGTACTTTGGTATTAGGTGGAGCGATTGCATCAGCTGCAACTTATTCAACAGGTGGAACAGTTAAATTTGTAACGGATACAGACATCACAACTCCAGTAGATCCATTAGATCCAGGCGAAGAAGTGACTCCAGTTGATCCAACTGATCCAGAAAAACCAATTAAACCAGGTACTCCTGGACCTTTAAGTATTGATTTTGCTTCACCTTTATACTTTGGCGAACAAAAAGTATCTCCTAAAGATCAAGTTTATCCTGCTAACGCACAACCAATTGTTGGTGGTGAAACTCGTCCAAACTATGTTCAAGTAACGGATAAACGTGGTGGTGAATTAGGTTGGTCATTACAAGTAAAACAAAATGCTCAATTTGAAACGGCTGAAAAAAATATCTTAACAGGTGCAGCTATTTCATTTGAAAATGGAACAGCAGTAACAGATTCAGAATCTCTAATCCCAAGTATTGTGACTAAAACATTCTCTTTAGTTCCAGGTGCAGACCAAGTCGTTATGACAGCTGCTGAAGGTGAAGGTGCGGGTACTCAATTATACCGTGCTGGAGATGATACAACGAAAGCAAATAGTGTGAAATTAGCTGTTCCAGGTAAAACAACTAAATACAAAGGTACCTATGAAACCAACTTAACTTGGACATTATCAGATGTACCAACAAATGAAGTTGACCCAGATCCAGAAGCATAA
- a CDS encoding DUF916 and DUF3324 domain-containing protein, which translates to MRKYNIIITLILFLSILVECKTVQASELNFAAIPTIPENQLNKEKTYFDLVMKENTSQTIEVKLRNDTDKEVIVEPSVNSATTNINGVVEYGKVKGKADSTLLYNLKDMVSVAKEVAIPAKSEVTVPLTITMPKESFKGILAGGITLQEKESDGKKDAKNGEGLAIENRYAYVIGLVLRLSEDKIAPQMTLQNVKPDQVNARNVITANLQNPTARFINKLGVKAQITRKGNSEVLFKEDKEGMQMAPNSNFNFPVALNGKKLEAGTYVFKATATSKDDKWDFEKEFTIDSKTAKELNDKDVSIESSYTWLYLLVGCVLLILLLAIITLVLILRKKKKEEEIRRQKARLRKKRQNRNKAQKENLKKT; encoded by the coding sequence ATGAGAAAATATAACATAATTATCACTTTAATATTATTTTTAAGTATACTAGTAGAGTGTAAAACAGTTCAGGCATCGGAATTGAATTTTGCAGCTATCCCTACGATTCCAGAAAATCAATTAAATAAAGAAAAAACTTATTTTGATTTAGTCATGAAAGAAAATACAAGCCAAACTATTGAGGTAAAATTACGTAACGATACAGATAAAGAAGTCATTGTTGAACCTAGCGTAAACTCAGCAACGACAAACATTAATGGTGTTGTCGAGTACGGAAAAGTAAAAGGTAAAGCAGATAGCACCTTACTTTATAATCTAAAAGATATGGTCAGTGTAGCGAAAGAAGTCGCGATTCCAGCTAAAAGTGAAGTGACGGTTCCGTTAACGATTACAATGCCTAAAGAGAGTTTTAAAGGAATTTTAGCCGGCGGAATTACATTGCAGGAAAAAGAAAGCGATGGAAAAAAAGATGCTAAAAATGGTGAGGGATTAGCGATTGAAAATCGTTATGCTTATGTTATTGGTTTAGTCTTGCGTTTATCAGAGGATAAAATTGCCCCTCAAATGACTCTACAAAATGTCAAACCAGACCAAGTTAATGCTAGAAATGTCATAACAGCAAATTTGCAAAATCCAACTGCACGTTTTATTAATAAGTTGGGTGTAAAAGCTCAAATTACTCGCAAAGGCAATTCAGAGGTTTTATTTAAGGAAGATAAGGAAGGCATGCAAATGGCTCCAAATTCGAACTTTAATTTTCCAGTCGCGTTGAACGGGAAAAAATTAGAAGCAGGTACTTACGTATTTAAAGCAACAGCGACTTCCAAGGATGATAAGTGGGACTTTGAGAAAGAATTTACCATTGATTCGAAAACGGCCAAGGAATTAAATGATAAAGATGTTTCAATTGAAAGTAGTTATACATGGTTATATCTATTAGTAGGTTGTGTATTGCTTATTTTACTTTTGGCAATTATTACTTTAGTTTTAATTTTACGAAAAAAGAAAAAAGAAGAAGAAATTAGACGCCAAAAAGCGAGACTTCGTAAGAAAAGACAAAATAGAAATAAAGCACAAAAAGAAAACCTCAAAAAGACTTAA
- a CDS encoding helix-turn-helix domain-containing protein: protein MEHFIDKLESRKLAVLKYIEDSYQQKVSILRIEKELNISSFVLASVVESLALDFETYDVTSYFQIKKSDTEIQLITNGEANSKLLMHIYIMESPAFKILDQIFHGTFVNVMDFAEANFLSRAGVYKWIKKLKEELRSHGIHLSSKFQLVGSEPKIRGYFFNMYYCLFNQMDYPFSKFLYKDARKLVRIVMENTPSPIAETMKTKLFYFFSIVLFRQKQKNKMCDNDLKPLALASKSQRANKMADAIKSFFTSKSIKPLESIDNEVTFIMAFIICENILSDVLPDFSSQPRTNYLTTKFIDEFQQHFPRKLTLEDQVKFQNELDIIHFKADYFEKVDSIFDEIVNVVFIQENYPEIVIFCEKFIENSKNVQKRQLIQANKKYLFNQYLFLIVTFLPVSFFMDEITVCIDFSNGLHYNRLISQNLKNLSNLNLKIEHHLTKKTDLLLTDYFIKKKSDSLNYLVWNAPPSPKDWANVANILIKIRNESDTIG, encoded by the coding sequence TTGGAACATTTTATAGATAAATTAGAGAGTAGGAAGTTAGCTGTTCTAAAGTACATCGAGGATAGCTATCAACAAAAGGTTTCAATTTTAAGAATTGAAAAAGAACTGAATATCTCATCATTTGTATTGGCGAGTGTTGTAGAATCTTTAGCTTTGGATTTTGAAACATATGATGTAACTTCTTATTTTCAGATAAAAAAAAGCGACACTGAAATTCAATTAATAACGAATGGTGAAGCAAATTCAAAACTATTAATGCATATTTATATTATGGAATCTCCTGCTTTTAAAATATTGGATCAGATTTTTCACGGAACATTTGTGAATGTGATGGATTTTGCTGAAGCGAATTTTTTAAGTCGTGCAGGTGTTTATAAATGGATCAAAAAGTTAAAAGAAGAATTGCGCTCTCATGGAATTCATTTATCATCGAAGTTTCAGCTAGTCGGGAGCGAGCCGAAAATTAGAGGTTATTTCTTCAATATGTATTATTGTTTATTTAATCAAATGGATTATCCATTCTCTAAATTTTTATATAAAGATGCCAGAAAATTGGTGAGAATTGTCATGGAAAATACACCATCCCCGATAGCTGAAACGATGAAAACAAAGTTATTCTATTTTTTTAGTATTGTTCTTTTTAGACAGAAGCAAAAAAATAAAATGTGTGATAATGATTTAAAGCCTTTAGCATTAGCTAGTAAAAGTCAAAGAGCGAATAAAATGGCTGATGCTATCAAGTCCTTTTTCACGAGTAAGAGTATCAAACCTCTTGAGAGTATTGACAATGAAGTCACTTTTATCATGGCGTTTATTATTTGTGAAAATATCCTGTCTGATGTTCTGCCTGATTTTAGTTCACAGCCTAGAACGAACTATTTAACGACAAAGTTTATAGATGAGTTTCAGCAACATTTTCCTAGGAAATTGACGCTAGAGGATCAGGTTAAATTTCAGAATGAACTAGATATCATTCATTTTAAGGCAGATTATTTTGAAAAAGTGGATTCTATTTTTGATGAGATTGTAAACGTGGTTTTTATTCAAGAAAACTATCCAGAAATTGTTATTTTTTGCGAAAAATTTATTGAAAACTCAAAGAATGTTCAAAAAAGGCAGCTAATTCAAGCAAATAAAAAGTATTTGTTTAATCAATATTTATTTTTAATTGTAACATTTCTACCTGTTTCTTTTTTTATGGATGAAATTACTGTCTGTATTGATTTTTCAAACGGTCTTCATTATAATCGACTAATATCTCAAAATTTAAAAAATTTATCCAATCTCAACTTGAAAATTGAGCACCATCTGACTAAAAAAACAGATTTACTTTTAACGGACTATTTTATTAAAAAAAAGAGCGATAGCCTCAACTATTTAGTTTGGAATGCGCCACCGTCGCCAAAAGATTGGGCAAATGTTGCCAATATATTAATCAAAATTAGAAATGAGAGTGACACGATTGGATAA
- a CDS encoding SGNH/GDSL hydrolase family protein, giving the protein MLKKIILFGDSITAGYLDGYVSKALTDRLAAFLPEDKIINVGIPGDTTNGGLERFEQHVLKRDPDLVTILFGSNDVTLAENISLTMYKNNILTMIEQVGAEKVLLITPSFSNPLVQHDERPNSRILAYGNAIRELAKEHQTLLADLQIAFLDSPNYVDFLQKDGFHLNEKGYDLLAELIAHTLQS; this is encoded by the coding sequence ATGTTGAAAAAAATTATATTATTTGGTGATAGCATCACTGCCGGCTATCTAGATGGTTATGTATCTAAAGCTTTAACAGACAGACTCGCTGCCTTCTTACCTGAAGATAAAATCATAAATGTTGGGATTCCTGGGGATACAACGAACGGTGGATTGGAACGTTTTGAGCAACATGTTTTAAAAAGAGATCCTGATTTAGTCACAATTTTATTCGGATCTAATGACGTTACACTGGCTGAAAATATTTCACTCACTATGTATAAAAATAATATTTTAACGATGATTGAACAAGTTGGAGCTGAAAAAGTCTTATTAATTACACCCAGCTTTTCGAATCCACTTGTGCAGCATGACGAGCGACCAAATAGTCGCATTCTAGCATATGGAAATGCGATTCGTGAGTTAGCTAAAGAACATCAGACTTTATTAGCTGATTTACAAATTGCTTTTTTAGATAGTCCTAATTATGTCGATTTTTTACAAAAAGATGGATTTCATTTAAATGAAAAAGGCTATGATTTATTAGCTGAGTTGATTGCCCATACACTTCAATCTTAA
- a CDS encoding acyl-CoA thioesterase, with translation MENKEKRKVKKCRESRVVQTHRVFPYDLNQHKTLFGGKLMSLIDDTASISVTRHSREVCVTASTDSLDFLHPIHEDHSVCVETYVTGVGKTSIEVFAKVMGEELLTGERYLAATSFMTFVALPTEEKPVILVPLVEPETLEERMVCAGYEKRRGKRVQTRAFNEEFAETVTLAVPWMTKDWSAFAD, from the coding sequence ATGGAGAATAAAGAAAAGCGTAAAGTTAAAAAATGTCGTGAGTCACGGGTTGTTCAAACACATCGCGTATTCCCTTATGATTTAAATCAACATAAGACCTTATTTGGTGGGAAGTTAATGAGTTTAATTGATGATACAGCATCTATCTCAGTCACACGTCATAGTCGAGAAGTTTGTGTGACAGCTTCAACCGACTCATTAGATTTTTTACACCCGATTCATGAAGATCATTCTGTTTGTGTGGAAACTTATGTAACTGGTGTTGGGAAAACATCAATTGAAGTTTTTGCTAAAGTAATGGGAGAAGAATTATTAACAGGAGAACGTTACTTAGCTGCAACGAGTTTTATGACATTTGTCGCTTTACCAACGGAAGAAAAACCTGTTATTTTAGTGCCTTTAGTAGAGCCGGAAACACTAGAAGAACGCATGGTGTGTGCTGGCTACGAAAAACGCCGAGGAAAGAGAGTTCAAACTCGGGCATTTAATGAAGAATTTGCTGAAACAGTGACATTAGCTGTTCCATGGATGACCAAAGATTGGAGTGCATTTGCTGATTAA
- a CDS encoding GNAT family N-acetyltransferase — protein sequence MFVKCTAKDEEEILAYLSSRPALNLFIIGDIETYGFDSEDQDIWCYREDDHKISGVLLRYKNNIIPAHEANFSGLEAFIACIKEQKNSRFISGRKEALDQYATAFPEFKKDLSYFAECQKLRMKSLQTDYVTDLEVADIPKYIALQEAAFNHSVVTIDDLEKEIASGSAVIKVIKNQQGELVSGGKIAVESQSSGMIVGIATLESARGNGYGSAVVTSLVEHCHNQKKSACLFFTNPAAGSIYHRLGFVDLDRWVLMQAK from the coding sequence ATGTTTGTCAAATGTACCGCAAAAGATGAAGAAGAAATTTTAGCTTATTTAAGTTCAAGACCAGCTTTAAATTTATTTATCATTGGGGATATTGAAACGTATGGATTTGATTCAGAGGACCAAGACATTTGGTGCTACCGCGAGGATGATCATAAAATTAGTGGCGTGCTATTACGCTATAAAAATAATATCATTCCAGCTCATGAAGCTAATTTTTCAGGTTTAGAAGCGTTTATTGCCTGTATTAAAGAACAAAAAAATAGTCGATTTATCTCTGGTCGGAAAGAGGCGCTGGATCAGTATGCAACTGCTTTTCCAGAGTTCAAAAAAGACTTATCTTATTTTGCTGAATGCCAAAAGTTAAGAATGAAATCTTTGCAAACCGATTACGTGACAGATTTAGAAGTAGCCGATATCCCGAAATATATTGCGTTGCAAGAAGCAGCTTTTAATCATTCTGTTGTAACAATTGATGACTTAGAAAAAGAAATTGCTAGTGGCAGTGCTGTTATTAAAGTCATAAAAAATCAACAAGGAGAACTTGTTTCTGGTGGTAAAATTGCAGTTGAAAGTCAATCGTCAGGTATGATTGTTGGGATAGCAACACTAGAATCAGCTCGAGGAAACGGATATGGGTCGGCAGTAGTGACCAGTCTTGTAGAACATTGCCATAATCAGAAAAAATCAGCCTGTCTCTTTTTTACAAATCCAGCAGCGGGTAGTATTTATCATCGTTTAGGTTTTGTTGATTTGGACCGCTGGGTTTTAATGCAAGCGAAATAA
- a CDS encoding Type 1 glutamine amidotransferase-like domain-containing protein, producing MMKKKKKIILGGGSPPPSSEIVAYATEGLKPTSKIVYLTIRHGGALKYEKQIREQFYAAGFFHVQTIIGNRISKKELLKGIKSADLILIGSGITLKYARIFVKGRVKEALIKAYHQGVPLMGFSAGSLIMPETMLISYKDNPFGIRVKKGLGLLKDTVISAHYSKWREHRMLRSGLKKAGVSVGYGIDDDSYLVFEDNQPRYFGTIYIEHNHEIKKMEA from the coding sequence ATGATGAAAAAAAAGAAAAAAATTATCTTAGGTGGCGGGTCGCCACCACCTAGCTCAGAAATTGTCGCCTATGCAACTGAAGGGTTAAAGCCTACAAGTAAGATTGTTTATTTAACGATTCGCCATGGTGGGGCACTAAAGTATGAAAAACAGATTCGGGAACAATTTTATGCAGCTGGATTTTTTCATGTTCAGACAATTATAGGCAATCGAATTAGTAAGAAAGAACTGCTGAAAGGGATTAAATCAGCGGATTTAATTTTAATTGGTTCTGGAATTACATTGAAATATGCGCGAATATTTGTTAAAGGTCGTGTTAAGGAGGCCTTGATAAAAGCTTATCATCAAGGGGTTCCTTTGATGGGATTTTCAGCCGGCAGTTTGATTATGCCCGAAACGATGCTGATTTCTTATAAAGATAATCCTTTTGGTATTCGAGTGAAAAAAGGATTAGGACTATTGAAAGATACTGTTATTAGTGCTCATTACTCAAAATGGCGGGAACATCGGATGCTACGCTCAGGACTAAAAAAAGCTGGTGTTTCAGTAGGGTATGGAATTGATGATGATAGCTATTTAGTCTTTGAAGACAACCAACCACGTTATTTTGGCACAATTTATATTGAACATAATCATGAAATCAAAAAGATGGAAGCTTGA
- a CDS encoding oxidoreductase, producing the protein MTEFFNALQVDLVDSKATATVEKLTFADLPEGDILIEVHYSSVNYKDALAFQTGGVVRTYPMVPGIDLSGIVKESTNPKFKAGDPVLVTGYKLGIQHFGGYSQFARVPSEWVVPLPAGLSLREAMIIGTAGFTAALSIHQLELNGLTPSGGDILVVGATGGVGSMAIAQLKALGYSSITAGTRKQTESDFLFSIGASQVSPLSEIQLDPKKPLAKQRWQGVVDPVGGDLLPDLFAQINYNGALALSGNAGGINFSASVFPFILRGVKLLGIDSVDCPLQLRQELWSKLATTMKPANLEGMLDNEISLTELPLALEKILAGKMRGRTLVKLN; encoded by the coding sequence ATGACAGAATTTTTTAATGCTCTACAAGTGGATTTAGTTGATTCTAAAGCAACTGCAACAGTAGAAAAATTAACTTTCGCTGATTTACCTGAAGGCGATATCTTAATTGAAGTCCATTATTCTAGTGTAAACTACAAAGATGCTCTAGCTTTTCAAACAGGTGGAGTCGTTCGTACGTACCCAATGGTTCCTGGTATTGATCTAAGTGGAATTGTGAAAGAATCCACGAACCCAAAGTTTAAAGCAGGAGACCCCGTTCTTGTGACTGGCTATAAATTAGGTATTCAGCATTTTGGTGGCTATAGTCAGTTTGCTCGTGTCCCTAGCGAATGGGTTGTTCCTTTACCTGCTGGACTTAGTTTAAGAGAAGCGATGATTATTGGTACAGCTGGATTTACTGCAGCTTTATCTATTCATCAATTGGAATTAAATGGTTTGACCCCTAGTGGTGGAGATATTTTGGTGGTAGGAGCAACTGGCGGAGTTGGAAGCATGGCGATTGCCCAACTAAAAGCATTAGGCTATTCCTCTATTACGGCTGGCACAAGAAAACAAACTGAATCTGACTTTTTATTCTCAATTGGAGCATCACAAGTTTCTCCACTTTCAGAAATTCAATTGGATCCTAAGAAACCCTTAGCAAAACAACGTTGGCAAGGTGTTGTTGATCCTGTCGGCGGAGACTTATTGCCTGACTTATTTGCTCAAATTAATTACAACGGAGCCTTAGCTTTAAGTGGAAATGCTGGTGGAATTAACTTTTCAGCTTCTGTTTTTCCATTTATTTTACGTGGAGTCAAACTTTTAGGAATTGATTCAGTTGATTGCCCTCTCCAATTAAGACAAGAGCTTTGGTCCAAATTAGCTACTACTATGAAACCTGCTAACTTGGAAGGCATGCTTGATAATGAAATTAGTTTAACAGAATTGCCATTGGCTTTAGAAAAAATTCTAGCAGGAAAAATGCGCGGTCGAACTCTCGTTAAATTAAACTAA